In one Bos mutus isolate GX-2022 chromosome 19, NWIPB_WYAK_1.1, whole genome shotgun sequence genomic region, the following are encoded:
- the CBX2 gene encoding chromobox protein homolog 2 isoform X2, with amino-acid sequence MSSCSRHSKLKESDAPSKSKSSSSSSSSTSSSSSSEEEEDSDLDAKRGPRGRETHPVPQKKAQILVAKPELKDPIRKKRGRKPLPPEQKAARRPVSLAKVLKTARKDLGAPAGKLPPPLSAPVAGLAALKAHAKEACGGPSAMATPENLASLMKGMAGSPSRGGISWQSSIVHYMNRMSQSQAQAAGRLALKAPATGKCSLGLDLKMRTQKGELGISPPGNKVPKTPSGAVEQKIGSTGGPPHVHSGNKVLAGCLGPQPAPPQELSLQVLDLQSVKNGTPAGGMVVRHAPATKGVPATNPATGKGAGGGPTAGSGTGLPTDVSKGEKLVSRAAAMPTPAGKRDCGKGSTAPGQEGHPTSGEARKTAALSEMSTGEENSSSDSDPDSASLPSAGQNLSVSVQTSQDWKPTRSLIEHVFVTDVTANLITVTVKESPTSVGFFNLRHY; translated from the exons ATGTCCTCCTGCAGCCGACACTCCAAGCTCAAG GAATCTGACGCCCCTTCCAAATCTAAATCCAGcagctcttcctcttcctccacgtcctcctcttcctcctcagaggaagaggaggacagTGACCTAGATGCCAAGAGGGGCCCACGGGGCCGCGAGACTCACCCGGTGCCTCAAAAGAAGGCCCAGATCCTGGTAGCCAAGCCTGAACTGAAGGACCCCATCCGGAAGAAGCGGGGCCGCAAGCCCCTGCCCCCGGAGCAGAAGGCAGCCCGGAGGCCCGTGAGCCTGGCCAAGGTACTAAAGACGGCCCGGAAGGACCTGGGGGCACCCGCAGGCAAGCTGCCCCCTCCACTCAGCGCCCCTGTGGCCGGCCTGGCGGCCCTGAAGGCCCATGCCAAGGAGGCTTGTGGTGGCCCCAGTGCCATGGCCACCCCGGAGAACTTGGCCAGCCTGATGAAGGGCATGGCCGGCAGCCCCAGCCGTGGGGGCATCAGCTGGCAGAGCTCCATCGTGCACTACATGAACCGGATGAGCCAGAGCCAGGCCCAGGCTGCCGGCAGACTGGCCCTCAAGGCCCCAGCGACCGGCAAGTGCAGCCTCGGGCTGGACCTCAAGATGAGGACGCAGAAGGGGGAGCTGGGGATAAGCCCCCCAGGAAACAAAGTCCCAAAGACCCCGAGTGGAGCTGTAGAGCAGAAAATAGGGAGCACAGGAGGGCCCCCGCACGTCCACAGTGGCAACAAGGTCCTTGCTGGGTGCCTGGGCCCCCAGCCTGCACCCCCCCAGGAGCTAAGCCTCCAGGTCTTGGACTTACAGAGTGTCAAGAATGGCACGCCAGCAGGGGGCATGGTCGTCCGCCACGCCCCAGCCACCAAGGGCGTTCCTGCCACCAACCCAGCCACTGGGAAGGGTGCTGGGGGCGGCCCCACTGCAGGAAGTGGGACCGGCCTGCCCACCGATGTCAGCAAGGGTGAAAAGCTGGTCTCCAGAGCGGCCGCCATGCCCACCCCTGCAGGCAAGAGGGACTGTGGGAAGGGCAGCACGGCCCCCGGGCAGGAGGGCCACCCGACGTCAGGAGAAGCGCGGAAGACAGCTGCACTCTCTGAGATGAGTACCGGTGAGGAGAACAGCAGCTCCGACTCGGACCCTGACTCGGCCTCCCTGCCCAGCGCCGGGCAGAACCTCTCCGTGTCCGTCCAGACCAGCCAGGACTGGAAACCCACCCGCAGCCTCATCGAGCACGTCTTCGTCACCGACGTCACCGCCAACCTCATCACCGTTACGGTGAAGGAGTCTCCCACCAGTGTGGGCTTCTTCAACCTGAGACATTACTGA
- the CBX2 gene encoding chromobox protein homolog 2 isoform X1 translates to MEELSSVGEQVFAAECILSKRLRKGKLEYLVKWRGWSSKHNSWEPEENILDPRLLLAFQKKEHEKEVQNRKRGKRPRGRPRKHTVMSSCSRHSKLKESDAPSKSKSSSSSSSSTSSSSSSEEEEDSDLDAKRGPRGRETHPVPQKKAQILVAKPELKDPIRKKRGRKPLPPEQKAARRPVSLAKVLKTARKDLGAPAGKLPPPLSAPVAGLAALKAHAKEACGGPSAMATPENLASLMKGMAGSPSRGGISWQSSIVHYMNRMSQSQAQAAGRLALKAPATGKCSLGLDLKMRTQKGELGISPPGNKVPKTPSGAVEQKIGSTGGPPHVHSGNKVLAGCLGPQPAPPQELSLQVLDLQSVKNGTPAGGMVVRHAPATKGVPATNPATGKGAGGGPTAGSGTGLPTDVSKGEKLVSRAAAMPTPAGKRDCGKGSTAPGQEGHPTSGEARKTAALSEMSTGEENSSSDSDPDSASLPSAGQNLSVSVQTSQDWKPTRSLIEHVFVTDVTANLITVTVKESPTSVGFFNLRHY, encoded by the exons ATGGAGGAGCTGAGCAGCGTGGGCGAGCAGGTCTTCGCCGCCGAATGCATCTTGAGCAAGCGGCTCCGCAAG GGCAAGCTGGAGTACCTGGTCAAGTGGCGCGGCTGGTCCTCCAA ACACAACAGCTGGGAGCCAGAGGAAAATATCCTGGACCCGAGGCTGCTCTTGGCCTTCCAGAAGAA GGAACACGAGAAGGAGGTGCAGAACCGGAAGAGAGGCAAGCGGCCCAGGGGCAGGCCGAGGAAGCACACCGTGATGTCCTCCTGCAGCCGACACTCCAAGCTCAAG GAATCTGACGCCCCTTCCAAATCTAAATCCAGcagctcttcctcttcctccacgtcctcctcttcctcctcagaggaagaggaggacagTGACCTAGATGCCAAGAGGGGCCCACGGGGCCGCGAGACTCACCCGGTGCCTCAAAAGAAGGCCCAGATCCTGGTAGCCAAGCCTGAACTGAAGGACCCCATCCGGAAGAAGCGGGGCCGCAAGCCCCTGCCCCCGGAGCAGAAGGCAGCCCGGAGGCCCGTGAGCCTGGCCAAGGTACTAAAGACGGCCCGGAAGGACCTGGGGGCACCCGCAGGCAAGCTGCCCCCTCCACTCAGCGCCCCTGTGGCCGGCCTGGCGGCCCTGAAGGCCCATGCCAAGGAGGCTTGTGGTGGCCCCAGTGCCATGGCCACCCCGGAGAACTTGGCCAGCCTGATGAAGGGCATGGCCGGCAGCCCCAGCCGTGGGGGCATCAGCTGGCAGAGCTCCATCGTGCACTACATGAACCGGATGAGCCAGAGCCAGGCCCAGGCTGCCGGCAGACTGGCCCTCAAGGCCCCAGCGACCGGCAAGTGCAGCCTCGGGCTGGACCTCAAGATGAGGACGCAGAAGGGGGAGCTGGGGATAAGCCCCCCAGGAAACAAAGTCCCAAAGACCCCGAGTGGAGCTGTAGAGCAGAAAATAGGGAGCACAGGAGGGCCCCCGCACGTCCACAGTGGCAACAAGGTCCTTGCTGGGTGCCTGGGCCCCCAGCCTGCACCCCCCCAGGAGCTAAGCCTCCAGGTCTTGGACTTACAGAGTGTCAAGAATGGCACGCCAGCAGGGGGCATGGTCGTCCGCCACGCCCCAGCCACCAAGGGCGTTCCTGCCACCAACCCAGCCACTGGGAAGGGTGCTGGGGGCGGCCCCACTGCAGGAAGTGGGACCGGCCTGCCCACCGATGTCAGCAAGGGTGAAAAGCTGGTCTCCAGAGCGGCCGCCATGCCCACCCCTGCAGGCAAGAGGGACTGTGGGAAGGGCAGCACGGCCCCCGGGCAGGAGGGCCACCCGACGTCAGGAGAAGCGCGGAAGACAGCTGCACTCTCTGAGATGAGTACCGGTGAGGAGAACAGCAGCTCCGACTCGGACCCTGACTCGGCCTCCCTGCCCAGCGCCGGGCAGAACCTCTCCGTGTCCGTCCAGACCAGCCAGGACTGGAAACCCACCCGCAGCCTCATCGAGCACGTCTTCGTCACCGACGTCACCGCCAACCTCATCACCGTTACGGTGAAGGAGTCTCCCACCAGTGTGGGCTTCTTCAACCTGAGACATTACTGA